The DNA sequence AGGCCCGCCGCCTGGTCCACGACCTCGCGCCGCCCGAACTCGCCGACGGCGCCGGCCTCCCCGACGCCCTGCGCGCGCTGGACGCGGGCCCGGACATCGAGGTCCGCTTCCACCTGGAGGGCGCGCCGGTCCCCCTCCCCGACCGCGCGGAGCAAGCGCTGCTGCGCATCGCGCAGGGAGCGCTGGCGAACGTACGGGAGCACTCGGGGGCCCGTACCGCGGCCCTCACCCTGAGCTTCCTGGGCGACCAGGTCGTCCTGGACGTCGCCGACGACGGCCACGGCTTCACCCCGACCCGTTCCGCCGCCGGGGAACGCGGCCACGGCCTCCCCGCGATGCGCGCCCGCGTCCGCCAGCTCGGCGGCACCCTGACCATCGAATCCACCGCGGGCGAGGGCACGGTCCTGTCGGCGTCGATCCCCCTGGAGCCCACCCCATGACCCCGAACGAGAACCCGGCCGCCGAGAAGGCGACCACCATCCTCCTCTGCGACGACCACGTCGTGGTCCGCGCCGGCCTGCTGGCCCTGCTCGGCAGCGAGCCGGACATCGAGGTGCTCGGCGAGGCGGGCAGCGGCGAGGAGGCGGTCGCGCTGGCGGCCAAACTCCGCCCCGACGTGGTCCTGATGGACCTCCAGCTCGGCGAGGGCATCGACGGCGTGGAGGCCACCCGCCGCATCACCGCCGCCCCGAACCCCCCGCACGTCCTGGTCCTGACCACGTACGACACCGACGCGGACATCACCCGGGCCATCGGCGCGGGCGCCACGGGCTACCTCCTGAAGGCGGAACGCCCGGAGGAGCTGTTCGCCGCGATCCACTCCGCCGCCCAGGGCCGCACCACGCTCTCCGCCCCCGTGGCCAGCCGCGTGATGGCCCACATGCGCGGCACCCGGCCCACCCTGACCGACCGTGAGCTCGACATCCTCGGCCAGCTCGCCCGCGGGCTCGGCAACCGCGACATCGCCCGCGCCCTGTTCATCAGCGAGGCCACCGTCAAGACCCACCTGGGCCGCATCTACGACAAGCTCGGCGTCGACACCCGCGCGGGCGCGGTCTCGGTGGCCAAGGAGCAGCGCCTCCTTCCCTGAGGCCTTCTCTCTGAGGCCTTCTCTCTCCGAGGCGGGGGCCGTCGGCATCGTCCATCCGTACGAGATCGCGCTCGTACGCCGCGCCGATCCCCCGCGGGCGGCCACCCGACAGGCTCGTCAGTGCCCGGACCACCCGAGCCGGCCCGGGCGCCACCAGCCGTGTCGAGAGGAACCCGCCATGCCGACCACCGATTTCGTACCGGAACGCCGCCGCATGCTCACCATGCTGGGCACCGGCGCCGCCGTAGCCGGGCTCGGCGCACTCGCCTCCACGGCGCCCGCCACGGCCGCCTCCGCCTCCGCCTCCGCCTCCGCCTCCGCCTCCGAGGAGCTTTCGACCGCCTCCTACGGCCCCGGCCCGGCGGGTTGGGCGGAGGACGAGCTGGCGATCAACCGCCTGCTGGAGACCTACCTCTTCGCCGTGGACACCAAGGACAAGACGGTCTTCCGGACCCTCTTCACCGACGACGCCGTCCTCACCGTGATGGCCCACCCCGACGGCACCGCCGGCATCGTCAAGTCCGGCATCGAGGCGGTCGTCGCCAACCTCGACGGCGCGGCGGCCTGGGGCTACTCCACCCACGTCACGGCCAACGCCCTCGTCCGCGTCACCGGCCGCCACACCGCGACCGGCGACAGCCACGCCACCGCCCAGCTCGTGTACCCGGCCACCGCAACCGCCCCGGAGACCGTCGTCGTACGCGGCATCCGCTACCGCGACGAGTACGTGAAGTCCGCGGGCGTCTGGAAGATCCGCAAGCGCGTCTTCTCCCCGCTCTGGCAGTACAACGGCACGGCGGTCCCGATCAACTACCCGAACTGAATCGACCGACGCGACCGACGCGGCGGACGCGGCGCCCCCGGGTTCACTCCAGCCCGATGAGTCCCCGGTCGACGGCCGCGCGCACGGCCGCCGTACGGTTCTCCACCCCGAGCTTCTCGTAGACGTGCACGAGGTGGGTCTTGACCGTGGTCCCGCTGATGAAGAGCGCCGAGCCGATCTCCCGGTTGGAGCGGCCCGTCGCGATCAGCTCCAGGATCTCGGTCTCCCGGGCCGTCAGCGCCGCACTCGGCGCCCGGTACCGGCTCATCAGCCGCGAGACCACCGAGGGCGACAGCGCCGACTCCCCCGCCGCCACCGTCCGCAGCGCCTGGAACAGCAGGTCGGGCGGGGACCCCTTCAGCAGGTACCCCGCCACACCCGCCTCGACGGCCCGTACGACGTACGCGTCGGACTCGTAGCTGCTGAGCACGACCACCCGGGGCGGCGCGGGCAGCCGCCCGATCCGCCGCGCGGTCTCCACCCCACACATCCCCGGACCCATCCGGATGTCCATCAACACCAGCTCGGGCCGCAGCTCGCACACCATCCGCAGGGCGGCGCCCCCGTCGGCGGCCTCCCCGCACACCTCGAACTCGGGGCACCCGCCCAACAGCGCCCGCAGCCCCGCCCGCACGACGGGATGATCGTCCACCAGCAGGATCCGGACCGGCGTCATCCCGACCCCGGTCCCGGCACCGGCACGCAGACCGACACCACCGTCCCTCCCCCACCCGGGCTGCTCTCCACCGTGGCCGTACCCCCCAGGTACGCGATGCGGCGGCGCAGCAGCCGCAGCCCGTCCCCGCCGGGATGCCCGTCCCCGCCCTGATGCGCGTGCCCGGCAGCCGCGGCCGGGTCGAACCCGACGCCGTCGTCCCACACGTCCAGGGCGAGTACGTACGGCTGGTAGGTCAGGGTCACCACGACGACCGAGGCCCGCGCGTGCCGGCGTACGTTGGCCAGGGCCCCCTGGGCCGCCCGCAGCACCGCGCCCTCGACCCTGCCCGGCACCGGCCGGGGTTCGCCCTCCAGCCGGAAGCGCGCCCCGTCCTCCGCGGCGCACAGCTCGCGCAGCACATCGGCCAGGGCCCCCCGCTCCAGCTCCACCGGAGCCAGGTCACGGATGATCCGCCGGGCCTCGGCAAGGTTCTCGCGCGCCGCGGCGGCCGCCTGCCGGACCAGCAGCCGGGCCCGCCCCGGCTCCCGGGTCCACTCCCGGTCGGCCGCGTCGAGCAGCAGGTGCATGCTGGTCAGTCCCTGGGCCACGGTGTCGTGCAACTCGGCCGCGAGCCGGTCGCGCTCCCGCAGCACCCCGGCCACCACGGCCTCGCCCTGCCCCCCGGCTCCCCCCACGCCCGTCCCCTCTCGCCACGACCCCCCCGGACGCGCCGAGCTTAATCCGGCGAACCCGACACCCCCGGGGGGCATCAGGAACTCTGATCCCCGTACCCGCACCGCCCACGGGACGCCGTACGGGGCCCCCCGTCAGGACGCGCGGGAGACCCCCTGCCCCGCACGTGACACCATCGGATACGTGCTCGACATCGGCTACTCCCTCTCCCGGCGCTTCCCCGACCCCCCGCAGACCGACTACCGCTCGGCGGACGTCCACTCGCTGCGCCACGACCTGTTCTGCGGGGACGTCTACCTCGCCGACACCAACGCGGACCGGGAAGTGTCCACAGCCTGGGGATGGGTGCCCGTCCTGGACTTCGCCTGGGCGCTGTGCGACATCGTCGAGCAGCTCGACCAGGACCCGCGCGGCAGCCGCGCCGCCAACCGGCAGTACGCCGAGATCGACTTCACCGAGTCCTCGGACCGCATGCTCTTCGAGCGCCGCTTCGGGTGGGTCGACGTCGAGGCCGACTGGATGCCGTCGGAGGAAGCCCCCCTCACCTTCAGCCACCGCCTGCTGCGCCGCGAAGCCCGGGACTTCCTGCACGACGTGATCGCGGACCTCGTCGACATGCACGACGGCCTGGGCGACAACCCGGTCGTCTGGACCCTCCAGTCCCGCTTCCCCCGAGTCCCGGCCTGACCCACCGACCCTGACCCACCGGCCTGCCGGGCCGACGGGCCGGCAGGCCGACAGGCCGACAGGCCGACAGGCCGACGCCCTGCGGGGCCAACCAGGCTACCGGGCTGCCAGGCCACCTGACCACCGGGCCACCGGGAACGACCGGCCTCCGGCCCTCCGCGCCGCCGGGCCTGCGGGGCTGCGGGCCTGCGGGCCACCGGGAACGAGCGGCCTCTGGGCCTCTGGGCCTCCGGAATCAACCGGCCGGTAGGGTCGCACTCTTCGGGTCCGAACGGCCCGGAGTCCCCGTGAGGCACCGCCGACCATGACCGACCCCGAGCACGACCACACGCACGACCACACGCACGACCACACGCACGACCACGCGCACGACCCGGCGCCATCCGCCGCGGCCGCAGCCCGCGTACGACTCGACCGCGCACTGGCCCACCTGGCCGTCACCTTCCGCGGGATGACCGCCCGGGCCGACGAGGGCCAGTGCGACTGCCACTGGGGCACCGCGGAGGAGCTCGCCCTGCTGAAGCTCCCCGGCACGGACCTCGACCCCGACCTCCTCCACCGCACCTGGAGCGCCCCCGACTGGAGCGACCACGGCGCCGTGCTGCGCCGCGTCCTGCCCCAGTTCGCCCGCGAGCTGACCGACGGCCTCGGCGCCCACGCGTGGGCCATCGGCCAGGTCGGCACCCAGCTCTACCGGGGCGAATGGCAGCAGTGGCCCGCGCCGCAGAGCGCGGCCGTACGGGAGTTCCTGCACGCCTGGTGGGCCCACACCCTCCTCACCCCGGACCCCGCCGTCCCCGTGCACGAACTCCTCCCGCTGTGCGCCGAAGCCTCCGGCACCATCGGCCCCTGGCTGGCGGTCTGGGAGGACCTGCGCCACCCGGTCGCCGACCAGCACCTCGCCGACACTGTCGACGCATGGGAACGGGACCTCCTGTGTTACGCACTCCCCTGGTCGACGTGGTTCGTCTGGTCGGACGAGGAGACCGAAGCCGTACGGGCGGAACTGACCGACTGGCTCGCGGCCCGCGCGCCTGCGCGCCCACGGCGCCCCCGAAAAAATCCTCCACACCGTGCGGCTGCTCGGCCTCCACGACGGCGACCGCTGGGCCGACCCGCACTGGCCGTACCCGTGACCCGCCCGACGGAGCCCGCTACGGGACCACCCGCAGCCCCAGCTGCGCGGCCATCGCCGGCGCCAGGCCGAAGAGCTGCGCCGGACTGATCACCGCCCCCGCCAGCGCATCCACCCCCCGCGCGATCTCCAGCTCCGCGACCCCCCGCAGGTCCACGTCCGCCATCCGCGCCCCCGTGAAGTCCACCGCCCGCAGCTCGCAGTCCCGGAACTCCACCCGCTCCAGCACCGCGCCCGCGAAGTCCGGCTCCACCAGCACGCACCCCTCGAAGACCACGTCCTTGAGGCGCGCCGTGCGCAGGTTCAGGTAGTCGATCTTGCCCCCGCGTACGAGCACCCGCTCCAGCACCGCCCCGTGCAGCTGCACCCCGCCCAGCCGGGCGTCCAGCAGTTCCACGTCGCGCAGCGAAGCCTCCGACAGGTCCGTCCCCACCCCCCGGACGCCATCCAGCACCGAGTCCAGGATGCGCGCCTTGGCCAGGCCGGTCTCGTCCAGCACGCAGCGCCGTAGCGCGCAGTCCATGAACCGGGCCCCGCGCCCGTTCGCGCCCGCCAGGTCCACCTCGACGAGCTCCAGCCCGTCGTAGTCCCCGTCCGGCTCCAGCCCCGGCCCCGCGTCCTCCCACCCGCTCAGCTCCGGCAACCGCACCTCCGGCCGCCGCGCCGCCTTCACCGTCTGCTGCTGCCCGTTTCGCGCCATCCCCCCATCCTGACCGACCCCACTGACAAACCCTTGACCTCAACCCCACCTGAGGTCGGACCCTGTCCCCATGACCACCACCACGGCCACCACCCCGGCCCACACCCCAACCGCCCCCGGCGCCATGCGCGCCGTCCGCCTCCACGCCTTCGGCCCCGCCGAGAACCTCACCTACGAGTCCGTCCCCCGCCCCGTCCCCGGCCCCGGCCAGGTCCGCATCGCCGTGGCCGCCGCCGGCGTCCACCTCCTCGACACCGCCCTGCGCCGCGGCATCCAGGGCCCGCCCGCACCCCTGCCCGAGCTGCCGACCGTCCCGGGCCGCGAAGTCGCCGGCACCGTCGACGCGCTCGGCCCCGACACGGACACCGGATGGCTCGGGCAGACCGTCGTCGTCCACCTCGGATTCGCCCCCGGCGGCTACGCCGAGTACGCCGTCGCCGAAGCCGCCCGACTGCACGCCGTCCCGGACGGCCTCGACCCCGCCACCGCCGTCGCCATGATCGGCACGGGCCGCACCACCCTCGGCATCCTCCAGTTCACCGAGCTCGGCCCCGGCTCCGTCGTCCTGGTCCCCGCCGCCGCGGGCGGCATCGGCACCCTGCTGGTCCAGTACGCCAAGCACGCCGGAGCCACCGTCGTCGCCCTCGCCGGCGGCCCCGCCAAAACCGCCCGCGCCGCCGCCAACGGCGCCGACCTCGCCCTCGACTACACCACCCCCGACTGGGCCGACACCCTGCGCGCCCACCACCCCGACGGCGCCACCGTCCTCTTCGACTCCGTCGGCGGCACCGTCGCCCGCACCGCCCTCGGCCTGCTCCGCGACGGCGCCCTCCACCTCGTCTTCGGCTGGTCCGGCGGCCCCCTCGCCCTCACCGACACCGAGCAGGCCGGCCTGGACGCCCGCGGCATCACCACGCAGCACGTCCTCGGCCCCGCCATGCTCCGCCGCACCGGAGGCGAAGACCCCCTGCGCCTCCTCGAAACCCGCGCACTCGCCGAAGCCGCCACCGGCCGCCTGCGCCCCGCCCTCCAGCGCTACCCCCTCGCCGAAGCCGCCGCCGCCCACCACGACCTGGAAACCCGGGCCACCACCGGCAAGGTCGTCCTGGAACCCTGAGGATCCCGGCCCGGCCCGCCGGACCTACGCGCCCCCGAGCTCCGCCAGCGCCCCATCGGCCAGCCGGTACACCGACCACTCGTCCTGCGGCCGCGCACCCAAGGCCTCGTAGAAGGCGATCGTCGGCTCGTTCCACTTCAGGACCGACCACTCCAGCCGCTCGTACCCGCGCTCCCGACAGATCCGCGCCAACTCCCGCAGCAGCGCCTTCCCGTGGCCACCGCCGCGCACGCCCGGGCGGACGTACAAGTCCTCCAGGTAGATCCCGTGCACCCCGCGCCACGTCGAGAAGCTGAGGAACCACAACGAGAACCCGACCGCCTCGCCCTCCTCCGTCACCGCGAGGTGCGCGAACGCCGCCGGCCGCTCCCCGAAGAGCGCCTCCCGCAACTGCTCCTCGGTGGCGCGCGCCTCGTGCGGCACCTTCTCGTACTCCGCGAGCTCGCGGATCATGGCGTGGATGACGGGTACGTCGCTGACGACGGCGCTACGGATCATGCCCGCACCCTACGAGCCCGCGCGCCGGCCCCGCCCGTTCCCTCCGCCCCGCCCCGCCCCCAGCAACGACTCCGCGACCCTCAGCTGCACCGCCGCCGGCCGGTCCCCGTCCTCCACGTCCCACAGGCAGTTCTGCAGCACCCGCCCCAGCGTCCACGCCCGCGCCCGCTCCCGGTCCGCCCCCACCGCCTCCGCCAGCGACTCGAAGCGCCACCGCACCTCCCGCGCACGGAAGTCGTTGACCAGCGCCGGCAGCAACTCGAACCCCGGATCACCGGCGAGCGGCTTCGGATCGATCGCCAGCCACGGCTCGCGCCCGCCCGCCAGAACGTTGTCGTAGTGCAGGTCCCAGTGCAGCAGCCGGTCCCCCGGCTCCCCCGCCACGTCCGCCAGCGCCGCCGCGCAGTCCGCGACCAGCCCCCGCTCCCGGCCGTCCCCCAACTGCTCCAACGCCCCCGGCACCGCCTCCAGCATCGCCGCCGCCACGTCCCCGAGCCGCCGCAGCCCGGCCGGCGCCGGCACCGCCGTCAGCCGCGCCAGCAACCCGCCGACGAGCTCCACCGCCCGCCTGGAATCCCGTACGGCCACCGCCGACAGCGGCCGGCCCTCGTCGAGGCGCTCCAGCAGCAGCGTGCCGGTCTCCGCATCGTCCGCCAGCAGCCGTACGCAGCCCTCCCCGGCCCACGCCCGCAGCGCGAGCGCCTCCCCCGCGTTCTCCTCGTCCAGCGCCGGCAACTTCAGCGCCGCCGCCGTCCCGTCGGCCCGCACCACCGGCAGCACCAGGGCCGTCACCCCGTACATCCCGGGCCCGGTCACCCGCAGCTCCCACCGCTCCAGGAAAGCGGCCACCCGCCCGGGAAGCGCGTCGACGAACTCCCGCCCCGCCGCGCCGTTGTCCCGCACCTGCGCCCGCGCGAACCGCGCCGGAACCCCGCCGAACCCACCACCACCCGAGCCGCCCGAACCACCGGCGCCCGCACCCGCACCCGCGCCGCCCGCCCCACCGACCGTCGCACCGTCCATGACCCGACCCTAGGCCCAAGAACCCCTTCGCCCCCTAGGCCGTCGCCCCGATCCCGACACCCTCCAACGCCCGCGTGAACGCCCCCGCATCGAACAGCGACCCGTCCTTCGACCCGACCGGCTCCCCCTCCACCAGCACCAACGGCGTCGCCTGCGCACCCGTCGCCTCGAAGCCCTTCTCCGCCTCGGCGACCCACCCCTTGTACTTCTGCTCCTTCACCGCCGTGTCGAACTCCGCCCCGCGCAGCCCCGGCACCCGGTCCGCGATCCTCAGGAGCAGCTCGTCGGTGAACTTCCCCTTCGGCTGACTGGCGAAGACCGCCGCGTGGAACTCCGCGAACTTCCCGCAGTCCGCCGACGCGCGCAGCGCGTTGACCGCCTTGACCGAACCGCTCGCCCCACCCCGGTCCAGGAACGAGGCCAACAGGTACTCGATCTTCACCTGACCGGCCACCGCCAGCTTCAGCAGCGATTCACCGCCGGCCTCCTCGAACCGCGCGCAGTAACCGCACTTCGGATCCACCAGCACCTGCGCGGTACGCGGCGCGTCCGCCTTCCCCACGACGATCTTCGCCCCGTCCACCGCCGTGGGCAGCCCCGCGAGCTGTCCGGCGATCGGACTGGTCCGCACCGGAACCTCGGAGGCCGCCACGGCCTTCCCCTCACCCGTCCCGGAGCCGCATCCGACGACCGCCCCACCCAACAGGGCCACGGACGCGACCGCCGCGACCAGCCGCCCTGCCACCACAACCCGCGCCATACGAACCCGTACCTCTCACACAAAAACCTGACAAAATCCCCGCCCCACCCTAAGGAGGAATCCCCACCCCCACATCAGCCATTCGGCCACCCCTCAGCCCCCAAAACCCGACGTCACGCCCCTGGACACCCACCCAAAACGCCGTGTACCAACTCCCCCATGACGATCAACGGCGGAATTTCCTTCTGGTACGCGACGGACGAGACCGCCCCCGCACACCCACCCCGCGCCCCGCTCACCGGCAACACCACGGCCGACGTCGTCATCGTCGGCGGCGGCTACACCGGCCTGTGGACCGCGTACTACCTCAAGACCGCCGCCCCCGACCTGCGCGTCACCGTCCTGGAGCAGAAGTTCTGCGGCTACGGAGCCTCCGGCCGCAACGGCGGCTGGCTCTACAACGGCATCGCCGGCCGCGACCGCTACGCCGCCCTCCACGGCCACCAGGCCGCCCAGCGCCTCCAGCACGCCATGAACGAGACCGTCACCGAAGTCATCGACACCGCGGCCAAGGAAGGCATCGACGCCGACATCCACCGCGGCGGAGTCCTCGAAGTGGCCCGCACCCCCGCCCAGCTCTCCCGCCTCAGGGCCTTCCACACCGCCGAACTCGCCTTCGGCGAAACGGACCGCGAGCTCTACGACGCCACCGACACCCGCGCCCGCATCAACGTCGCGGACGCCGTGGGCTCCTCCTGGACCCCGCACGGAGCCCGCATCCACCCCCTGAAGCTGGTCAAGGGCCTGGCCGCCGCATGCGAACGCCTCGGCGTCGTCATCCACGAGTCCACCCCCGTCACGGAGATCGCCCCGCGCCGCGCCCTCACCCCGTACGGCACCGTCCGCGCCCCGTACGTCCTGCGCTGCACCGAGGGCTTCACCGCCGCCCTCAAGGGCCAGAAGCGCTCCTGGCTCCCGATGAACTCCTCGATGATCGCGACGGCCCCCCTCCCCCCGGAGACCTGGTCCCAACTCAACTGGTCCGACGCCTCCACCCTCGGCGACATGGCCCACGCCTACATGTACGCCCAGCGCACGGCCGACGACCGCATCGCCATCGGCGGCCGCGGCGTCCCCTACCGCTACGGCTCCCGCACCGACAACGACGGCCGCACCCAGCCCGCCACGATCACGGCCCTCACGAACCTCCTCGAATCCTTCTTCCCGGCCCTGACGGGAGTGGAGATCACCCACGCCTGGTCCGGCGTCCTCGGCGTCCCCCGCGACTGGTGCGCCACGGTCACCCTGGACGCGGCTTCGGGCCTCGGCTGGGCCGGCGGCTACGTGGGCTCCGGCGTGGCCACGGCGAACCTCGCGGCCCGCACCCTCCGCGACCTGGTCCTGGGCGACAAGACGGACCTGACGACCCTCCCCTGGGTCAACCACCGGGTCCGCCGCTGGGAACCGGAA is a window from the Streptomyces sp. NBC_01244 genome containing:
- a CDS encoding response regulator transcription factor, producing the protein MTPVRILLVDDHPVVRAGLRALLGGCPEFEVCGEAADGGAALRMVCELRPELVLMDIRMGPGMCGVETARRIGRLPAPPRVVVLSSYESDAYVVRAVEAGVAGYLLKGSPPDLLFQALRTVAAGESALSPSVVSRLMSRYRAPSAALTARETEILELIATGRSNREIGSALFISGTTVKTHLVHVYEKLGVENRTAAVRAAVDRGLIGLE
- a CDS encoding response regulator transcription factor → MTPNENPAAEKATTILLCDDHVVVRAGLLALLGSEPDIEVLGEAGSGEEAVALAAKLRPDVVLMDLQLGEGIDGVEATRRITAAPNPPHVLVLTTYDTDADITRAIGAGATGYLLKAERPEELFAAIHSAAQGRTTLSAPVASRVMAHMRGTRPTLTDRELDILGQLARGLGNRDIARALFISEATVKTHLGRIYDKLGVDTRAGAVSVAKEQRLLP
- a CDS encoding DsbA family protein encodes the protein MARVVVAGRLVAAVASVALLGGAVVGCGSGTGEGKAVAASEVPVRTSPIAGQLAGLPTAVDGAKIVVGKADAPRTAQVLVDPKCGYCARFEEAGGESLLKLAVAGQVKIEYLLASFLDRGGASGSVKAVNALRASADCGKFAEFHAAVFASQPKGKFTDELLLRIADRVPGLRGAEFDTAVKEQKYKGWVAEAEKGFEATGAQATPLVLVEGEPVGSKDGSLFDAGAFTRALEGVGIGATA
- a CDS encoding zinc-binding dehydrogenase is translated as MRAVRLHAFGPAENLTYESVPRPVPGPGQVRIAVAAAGVHLLDTALRRGIQGPPAPLPELPTVPGREVAGTVDALGPDTDTGWLGQTVVVHLGFAPGGYAEYAVAEAARLHAVPDGLDPATAVAMIGTGRTTLGILQFTELGPGSVVLVPAAAGGIGTLLVQYAKHAGATVVALAGGPAKTARAAANGADLALDYTTPDWADTLRAHHPDGATVLFDSVGGTVARTALGLLRDGALHLVFGWSGGPLALTDTEQAGLDARGITTQHVLGPAMLRRTGGEDPLRLLETRALAEAATGRLRPALQRYPLAEAAAAHHDLETRATTGKVVLEP
- a CDS encoding sensor histidine kinase, which produces MGGAGGQGEAVVAGVLRERDRLAAELHDTVAQGLTSMHLLLDAADREWTREPGRARLLVRQAAAAARENLAEARRIIRDLAPVELERGALADVLRELCAAEDGARFRLEGEPRPVPGRVEGAVLRAAQGALANVRRHARASVVVVTLTYQPYVLALDVWDDGVGFDPAAAAGHAHQGGDGHPGGDGLRLLRRRIAYLGGTATVESSPGGGGTVVSVCVPVPGPGSG
- a CDS encoding GNAT family N-acetyltransferase, translated to MIRSAVVSDVPVIHAMIRELAEYEKVPHEARATEEQLREALFGERPAAFAHLAVTEEGEAVGFSLWFLSFSTWRGVHGIYLEDLYVRPGVRGGGHGKALLRELARICRERGYERLEWSVLKWNEPTIAFYEALGARPQDEWSVYRLADGALAELGGA
- a CDS encoding nuclear transport factor 2 family protein; protein product: MPTTDFVPERRRMLTMLGTGAAVAGLGALASTAPATAASASASASASASEELSTASYGPGPAGWAEDELAINRLLETYLFAVDTKDKTVFRTLFTDDAVLTVMAHPDGTAGIVKSGIEAVVANLDGAAAWGYSTHVTANALVRVTGRHTATGDSHATAQLVYPATATAPETVVVRGIRYRDEYVKSAGVWKIRKRVFSPLWQYNGTAVPINYPN
- a CDS encoding pentapeptide repeat-containing protein, translated to MARNGQQQTVKAARRPEVRLPELSGWEDAGPGLEPDGDYDGLELVEVDLAGANGRGARFMDCALRRCVLDETGLAKARILDSVLDGVRGVGTDLSEASLRDVELLDARLGGVQLHGAVLERVLVRGGKIDYLNLRTARLKDVVFEGCVLVEPDFAGAVLERVEFRDCELRAVDFTGARMADVDLRGVAELEIARGVDALAGAVISPAQLFGLAPAMAAQLGLRVVP
- a CDS encoding aminoglycoside phosphotransferase family protein encodes the protein MDGATVGGAGGAGAGAGAGGSGGSGGGGFGGVPARFARAQVRDNGAAGREFVDALPGRVAAFLERWELRVTGPGMYGVTALVLPVVRADGTAAALKLPALDEENAGEALALRAWAGEGCVRLLADDAETGTLLLERLDEGRPLSAVAVRDSRRAVELVGGLLARLTAVPAPAGLRRLGDVAAAMLEAVPGALEQLGDGRERGLVADCAAALADVAGEPGDRLLHWDLHYDNVLAGGREPWLAIDPKPLAGDPGFELLPALVNDFRAREVRWRFESLAEAVGADRERARAWTLGRVLQNCLWDVEDGDRPAAVQLRVAESLLGAGRGGGNGRGRRAGS
- a CDS encoding NAD(P)/FAD-dependent oxidoreductase, with protein sequence MTINGGISFWYATDETAPAHPPRAPLTGNTTADVVIVGGGYTGLWTAYYLKTAAPDLRVTVLEQKFCGYGASGRNGGWLYNGIAGRDRYAALHGHQAAQRLQHAMNETVTEVIDTAAKEGIDADIHRGGVLEVARTPAQLSRLRAFHTAELAFGETDRELYDATDTRARINVADAVGSSWTPHGARIHPLKLVKGLAAACERLGVVIHESTPVTEIAPRRALTPYGTVRAPYVLRCTEGFTAALKGQKRSWLPMNSSMIATAPLPPETWSQLNWSDASTLGDMAHAYMYAQRTADDRIAIGGRGVPYRYGSRTDNDGRTQPATITALTNLLESFFPALTGVEITHAWSGVLGVPRDWCATVTLDAASGLGWAGGYVGSGVATANLAARTLRDLVLGDKTDLTTLPWVNHRVRRWEPEPFRWLGVQALYAAYREADRRESTTHTPTTTPLARLADRISGRH